The proteins below are encoded in one region of Lactuca sativa cultivar Salinas chromosome 3, Lsat_Salinas_v11, whole genome shotgun sequence:
- the LOC128132735 gene encoding uncharacterized protein LOC128132735: protein MGDIVTSIRKLESRGKLPSQTEKNPNVNVVTLRSGKQAGESSSKKKPREEEEEIEVIPVEVPIIKNDAQAGVPKKAAPLVTPIATQPPFPSRLSTSKKNMEEKEILDTFRKVEVNIPLLDAIKQIPRYAKKLPPKCKDPGMFTVPCKIGDVTFSSAMLDLGASINVMPYSVYESLNVGPLSETGVIISLADKSSVFPRGVLEDVLVQVNQLVFPADFYVIDLDEQVSSKSALILLGRPFLKTARTKIDVYAGSLTMEFDGETIKLFELSNGDMLEMILSKGFDCGKLAEQLKLYSLDPEVEKLVSKMEMKKFTRLDVKQIELPPTHTKLPPSLVQPPELELKVLPQHLKYAYLGKNETLPVIISTHLTEFEEEQLLKVLKEHKEAMGWTIADIKGLSPSTCMHKILMEDECKPSRDAQRRLNPPMMEVVKKEILKLLDAGMIYPISDSKWVSPVQVVPKKTGITVVENNKGFYG, encoded by the exons atgggagatatagttacatcTATAAGAAAGTTGGAATCTCGTGGTAAACTCCcttctcaaaccgaaaagaacccaaatgtcaatgtggtgacCTTGAGAAGTGGCAAGCAAGCCGGAGAAAGTAGTTCAAAGAAGAAgccaagggaagaagaggaagagataGAAGTTATTCCCGTTGAAGTACCTATAATCAAGAATGATGCACAAGCCGGAGTTCCAAAGAAGGCTGCCCCTCTAGTAACACCAATAGCCACTCAACCACCGTTCCCCTCCCGACTTTCAACTTCAAAGAAGaatatggaggagaaagagattttGGACACCTTCCGAAAGGTGGAAGTAAACATCCCTCTACTTGACGCAATCAAGCAAATCCCGAGATATGCAAA gaaacttCCACCCAAATGCAAAGATCCCGGAATGTTCACGGTTCCTTGCAAGATTGGGGATGTCACTTTTAGTAGTGCTATGCTTGATCTTGGTGCTTCTATCAATGTCATGCCCTATTCGGTATATGAATCATTAAATGTCGGACCCTTAAGTGAAACCGGTGTCATAATCTCTCTTGCGGATAAATCGAGTGTCTTTCCTAGAGGTGTTTTAGAAGATGTCCTAGTGCAAGTGAACCAATTAGTCTTCCCggcggatttctatgtgattgatctAGATGAGCAAGTGTCCTCCAAATCGGCTCTAATCTTGCTTGGGAGACCGTTTTTGAAGACGGCTAGGACAAAGATCGATGTGTATGCGGGAAGTTTGACAATGGAGTTTGATGGCGAAAcaataa AATTGTTTGAGTTGTCTAACGGTGATATGTTGGAAATGATCTTGAGCAAAGGATTCGATTGTGGGAAGCTAGCCGAACAATTAAAGCTTTATTCTTTGGATCCGGAAGTTGAGAAGTTGGTAAGTAAAATGGAGATGAAAAAATTCACAAGATTAGATGTCAAGCAAATTGAATTGCCCCCAACTCACACAAAATTGCCGCCATCCCTTGTTCAACCACCCGAATTGGAATTGAAGGTCTTACCTCAACATTTGAAGTATGCTTACTTGGGAAAGAATGAAACCCTTCCGGTTATCATTTCAACTCATTTAACCGAATTCGAAGAAGAGCAACTCCTCAAGGTGTTGAAGGAGCATAAAGAAGCCATGGGTTGGACGATTGCGGATATCAAGGGTTTGAGCCCCTCCACTTGCATGCACAAGATCTTAatggaggatgaatgcaagcCAAGTAGAGACGCGCAAAGAAGGTTAAATCCGCCAATGATGGAAGTTGTGAAGAAAGAGATATTAAAGCTTCTTGATGCGGGGATGATCTATCCAATCTCGGATAGCAAGTGGGTGAGCCCGGTGCAAGTCGTTCCAAAGAAGACGGGAATCACGGTGGTcgagaacaacaaag gtttttatggatga